In bacterium, the genomic stretch AATAGGTAGAGCGTGGCGGCCACCACGTCAGGCTTTGCCTCAAGGAGTTGCGCCAATACCTTGGACGGACTGTCTTTGACTGTGATTTCCAGGGTTTGCCATTCAAAAATTGTCTCATCAACCATGGCACGAAGAGACCAGGCCGCAAGGCTGGTGTGAGAGTAAGAACAATTGGCAGCAAAAAAAACGACCTTCATAGTTAAACTTTACCATCTGGAAAAGACCTTGTACACCGGCTTGCAGGGGTTGGGGAGTATGTTGTATAGTCCGCAGATCGAAAGGAATTTCAAGCTATGCACATTAAACGTTTCTTTTTGGTTTCAGGTGTTCTGAGCCTTTCGGCAGCAGCCGCCATCGCGGCTACGGCCACGATCATGAGTATTCAGATTAACAAGGCAGAACTCCGGGACGCGCCCTCTCCTTTCGGAAAAGTCGTCACTTCGCTCGCTTATGGCGACAAGGTTTCGGTTCAGTCTCAAAACGGAGCCTGGAGTCAGGTCAGTTCCTCAGGGCAATCCGGCTGGTTACACAACTCCGCCATCACCAAGAAAACCATCGTCATGAAATCCGGTGCTGGGGCTCAGACGACTGCGTCCAGCGGCGAAATGGCACTGGCTGGCAAAGGATTTAATTCAGATGTTGAGAAACAGTTCAAAGATAACCACAAGGATATTAATTTTGCCCCTGTCGACAAGATGGAGAAAATCAAGATCCCGATAGCCGACATCCAGGAATTTGCCAAAGAAGGTAAACTGCAGGTTGCCGGAGGTGCCAAATGAACCCGCGCCATCTGATAGCGCTTGTGTTGTGCATCCTGGTGGCTGGCTGCGGCACTCTGGAAAAAATCTCCGAAGTAGGCACTGGGCTGGCCTCAGCGACCGGGGTTATCTCGGAGGATCAGGCCAAGTCCATCAATAAGAGTGCTGGCGCCATTGATAAGGCTGCGGAGTCCATGACCCCTGAACAGGAGTATTACATCGGGCGAACCGTGGCGGCCACGATTCTCTCTCAGAATAAACCCTTCGATCAGCGCGCCATCACCACCTACCTGAACACCATCGGGCAATACCTTGCGGTGTATTCCGACAAACCTGAAACGTTCGGTGGCTATCACTTCCTGGTCATGGATACTATGGACATTAACGCCTTTGCAGCGCCCGGTGGCTTCATTCTGGTCTCCCGCGGCATGCTGCGCTGCTGCAAAAACGAGGAAGCCCTGGCGGGGGTTCTGGCCCATGAGATCGGCCATGTGGAACTCAATCACGGGATGCTGGCAATTGACAAGAGCCGCTATTCCGCCGTCGTAACGACGCTGTTGGCCGAAGGTGCCAAAAATCTTGCAGGGAGTAATGTCGCCGAACTGACTAAAGCATTCGAGGGCTCCATTACCGACATCACCTCTAAAATGGTGAACAGCGGGTATGCCCGTAAATATGAATTTCAGGCGGACAAGTCGGCCGTCACCATTCTGGAGCGCGCGGGCTATTCCCCACATGGATTGGTCGCCATGCTCCAGCAGATGGAAAAACAACTCAAGCCCGGTGGCCACGATTTCGCCAAGACCCACCCCGCCCCGGCTGATCGTATCGCTGAGTTGACGAAGCTCATTAAGACAACACCCGCTGCAGATTCCGCCGCACGGCAGGCCCGCTTCAATGACAACATGCGGGGAGTGTAAGGTGCCAGCGGAGGGGAAGGAATCATCAGCTATGTTCCGCCAGCGCCTCCTGCAGGCGCTGGGCATTGGCTTACTCGCCTCCGCTTGCACTCTGGCGCTATATCAGTTTTACCCCCCCATGATGGCTAGGGGCGAAGCCCTGACGTGGGATTTGCGAGCCTCCTGGTTCGCCAAACCCGGCACTGGAACCGACCAAATCCGGCTTATTTTCCTCGATCAATACAGTCTGGACTGGGGATCCAAACAGGGCTGGTCCTGGCCTTGGCCCCGCCAAGTTTACGGTGCAATTCTAAACTTCTGTTCACGAGCCCATGTTAAGGCTGTCGCCTTCGATGTCATCTTTAGCGAGGCCTCCAGCTTGGGTGTGGATGATGACGCCGAGTTCGCTAAAACCATATCCACTTCCCCGGGTTTTGTGGGGGCTGTTTTCGTGGGCAAGGAAACAGGCGGAAGCACCAACTGGATGCAAAGCGTTCCGCTTCCACACATCAAGTTAAGCACAAAAAACACGGCTTTCATTGATTCACTCCAACTACCCCATGCCTCGTTTCCCATTCCCGAGGTCGGAACCAACGCGGCGCTTTTGGCCACGGTATTCGGGAATCCGGATCGCGATGGCATCTATCGCCGTATCCGCCCTTTCAGTATGTTTGATGGACAGCTTGTTCCTTCGTTGGGC encodes the following:
- a CDS encoding SH3 domain-containing protein; translated protein: MHIKRFFLVSGVLSLSAAAAIAATATIMSIQINKAELRDAPSPFGKVVTSLAYGDKVSVQSQNGAWSQVSSSGQSGWLHNSAITKKTIVMKSGAGAQTTASSGEMALAGKGFNSDVEKQFKDNHKDINFAPVDKMEKIKIPIADIQEFAKEGKLQVAGGAK
- a CDS encoding M48 family metalloprotease, with the protein product MNPRHLIALVLCILVAGCGTLEKISEVGTGLASATGVISEDQAKSINKSAGAIDKAAESMTPEQEYYIGRTVAATILSQNKPFDQRAITTYLNTIGQYLAVYSDKPETFGGYHFLVMDTMDINAFAAPGGFILVSRGMLRCCKNEEALAGVLAHEIGHVELNHGMLAIDKSRYSAVVTTLLAEGAKNLAGSNVAELTKAFEGSITDITSKMVNSGYARKYEFQADKSAVTILERAGYSPHGLVAMLQQMEKQLKPGGHDFAKTHPAPADRIAELTKLIKTTPAADSAARQARFNDNMRGV